A stretch of DNA from Alphaproteobacteria bacterium:
AACCCATCAAGAGGAACTGGCCAAAATGGGCTTGCAATTTGAGGCTTTTGGGCAATCAGAAATTATCGTTCATGAGGTTCCAAGCCTATTGGGAAAAGCGAATGTCAAAAAAATGATGGAAGATCTAGCAGATGAGATCGCCGAGTTCGGTGCGATTGAATCTCTGCGTGAAAGATTGGATCATGTTTGCGCGACAATGGCTTGTCATGGTTCTGTTAGATCAGGACGGAAATTGACGATTGCCGAGATGAATGCCTTACTAAGAGACATGGAAAAAAACCCATATTCAGGCCAATGTAATCATGGTAGGCCCACTTATATCACCCTTAAAAAGGACGATATAGAAAAGCTCTTTGGCCGTAAGGGATTTTGATTGGTATTCGGTGTGTGCGCTTATTGCTTAAAAAGTAAGCTGATAGCGTGCTGATTGTTGTCGGCCATATTTTTGGATAAGATTTAACTCTAAGAGTGTGTTGATTGCATAAATAACTGTACGGCGTGGCAATCGTGTTTCTTGAACAATTGTATGGGTTGTTAATCGAATTTCGGGGTGATTCTTAAAACAATTTAGGACATGTGCGGCTGATTCATGCAAGCCGCGTTCAGCAGAGAATTTTTGTTTCGCAACGTCAATACCTGCAATTGATTCTTTGATGATTTTGATCATGAATTTCAGGAAAAGCTGTATTTGATAGTCCATGGGGTTTTGTTTGAACGTGCCGTTTGAGCATTTGTTTAGAACGTAATAATATTCTTCTTTATTTTTTTCAATGTATCGATCAATTGCTAAATACCGCGACACATATGAAATCGTTTCAGACTGAGACTGTAGTAGGCTTAATAAAAATAGACCTCTGCCAAGTCGTCCATTTCCATCTTGAAAAGGATGGATAGCCAAGAATCTGTAAATAAATTCTGCTGTAACAGTTATTGGCCAAGGTGCTTGCGGAAGATTAAGATTGTACCATTCCACGAGATCCCTCATTGCAGCACTTGTGATAGGTCCTGCATCAGCCGTTTGAAAAACAGTTTTTGTTTTACCAGTTGTGTGATTGACTTCAACAACTGAATTTGATTGTGTTTTATATTGTCCGGCGTAGGTAATAGCTTTTTGATAAGGTGATAAAAGTTCAAAATGGAGGAATCTGATATCGCTCTCTCTGAGCGGGATAAAGTCTGTCGGATTTTGATAGATCAGCATGAGCATCGCACGACAACCGGCAACCTCTTCAATGCTTCTTTCTCGATCTTTAGAAAGTTTATTTTCAATGATGTCTCTGTTTTCTTGCAGAGCAGAGGGTTTTCCATCTTCTGTTAAAATAGTGTCGAGCCAACTGATTTCTATGTCTGTTAAAAGAGCATTTTCAATTCGTGTCGATGATCCAATCATGCTGATTTTGGCATAACGATGTAGCCCGTCTCTTTCATCTTGAGAGAGGCTTTTTAGGTCGTGATATGCAATAGCAAACTCATTGTCGAGTTGTTTGAGAAGGCT
This window harbors:
- a CDS encoding Fic family protein, whose product is MNLSFTLDTTLISLLKQLDNEFAIAYHDLKSLSQDERDGLHRYAKISMIGSSTRIENALLTDIEISWLDTILTEDGKPSALQENRDIIENKLSKDRERSIEEVAGCRAMLMLIYQNPTDFIPLRESDIRFLHFELLSPYQKAITYAGQYKTQSNSVVEVNHTTGKTKTVFQTADAGPITSAAMRDLVEWYNLNLPQAPWPITVTAEFIYRFLAIHPFQDGNGRLGRGLFLLSLLQSQSETISYVSRYLAIDRYIEKNKEEYYYVLNKCSNGTFKQNPMDYQIQLFLKFMIKIIKESIAGIDVAKQKFSAERGLHESAAHVLNCFKNHPEIRLTTHTIVQETRLPRRTVIYAINTLLELNLIQKYGRQQSARYQLTF